In one Epinephelus lanceolatus isolate andai-2023 chromosome 19, ASM4190304v1, whole genome shotgun sequence genomic region, the following are encoded:
- the pcyox1 gene encoding prenylcysteine oxidase 1 has translation MNPQTLSLRAVLFLGLFHTGRRSLASAPELLEQPKKIAVVGAGIGGTAAAFYLRQEFGPGVKIDVFEPGTVGGRLATVKIGDDEYETGGSVIHPLNLHMKQFIEKLGIPPRKDVPSKMAIFDGKELMFEESDWFIVNFLRMLWRYGFSFLRMHMWVESILDKFMRIYQYQQYGYSFSTVDKLLHAMGGDSFLTLVNQTLEETMIGEGFSQTFINDIVAPITRVNYGQSVRIHGFVGAVSLAGADSGLWAVDGGNKRVCSGLLYNSKSELIPAAVTSISVKVRPSKTGTPASFYEVNYVGESGAAHSLYDIVIIATPLHQGKSDITFSGFSPPIPSHFPGRYHQTVATLVHGLLNMSYLGTTEPASKFTVSDILTTDSKGCAIKSLGSLDPVHIPEGYKRPPASETKVWKVFSQQPLSQEQLKDMFLSWDSVSETPWLAYPSYHPPHRNTPPFILHSRLYYLNAVEWAASAMEMSAISARNVALLAHHRWHQQVNKIDQEDLHTRLRGEL, from the exons CTGTGGTCGGAGCAGGCATCGGTGGCACAGCTGCAGCGTTTTACCTGAGGCAGGAGTTTGGACCTGGGGTGAAGATCGATGTGTTTGAACCTGGCACTGTTGGTGGACGACTTGCGACAGTGAAGATTGGAGATGATGAGTATGAGACAGGAGGTTCAGTGATCCATCCTCTGAATCTACACATGAAGCAATTCATTGAAAAATTAG gtattCCTCCGAGGAAAGATGTCCCCTCTAAAATGGCGATCTTTGATGGGAAGGAGCTCATGTTTGAGGAGAGTGACTGGTTCATAGTAAACTTCTTGCGTATGCTCTGGAGATACGGGTTCAGCTTTCTCCGAATGCATATGTGGGTGGAGAGTATTTTGGACAAATTTATGAG GATCTACCAGTATCAGCAGTATGGTTACTCTTTCTCCACTGTGGATAAACTCCTTCATGCCATGGGTGGCGATAGTTTTCTTACCCTGGTGAATCAGACCCTGGAGGAAACAATGATTGGCGAGGGATTTTCGCAGACCTTCATCAACGATATTGTCGCACCCATCACGCGTGTCAACTATGGCCAAAGTGTCCGCATCCATGGCTTTGTGG GGGCCGTGTCATTAGCAGGGGCAGATTCAGGCCTGTGGGCAGTGGATGGAGGAAATAAAAGGGTGTGTTCAGGACTGCTGTACAACAGCAAAAGTGAGCTCATCCCTGCTGCAGTGACGTCCATTTCAGTCAAGGTTCGACCATCAAAGACAG GCACCCCAGCCAGTTTCTATGAGGTTAACTATGTCGGAGAATCAGGCGCAGCACACTCTCTGTATGACATTGTGATAATAGCAACACCGCTTCACCAAGGAAAGTCTGACATCACCTTCTCAGGCTTCTCCCCTCCAATCCCATCTCATTTCCCTGGACGTTACCACCAGACTGTCGCCACTCTGGTCCATGGCTTGCTGAACATGTCCTACCTCGGGACCACAGAGCCAGCCTCGAAGTTCACCGTGTCTGACATCCTCACCACAGATTCAAAGGGCTGCGCCATCAAAAGCCTGGGCTCTCTTGACCCTGTGCACATCCCCGAAGGTTACAAGAGACCCCCTGCCAGTGAGACCAAAGTCTGGAAGGTGTTCTCCCAACAGCCGCTGTCCCAGGAGCAGCTGAAGGACATGTTCCTCTCCTGGGACTCAGTGTCGGAGACTCCGTGGCTGGCTTATCCTTCTTACCACCCGCCGCACCGTAACACACCTCCCTTCATCCTGCACTCGCGGCTGTACTACCTCAACGCTGTGGAGTGGGCCGCTAGCGCCATGGAGATGAGTGCCATCTCTGCCAGGAACGTGGCCTTACTGGCACACCACCGCTGGCACCAGCAGGTCAACAAGATCGACCAGGAAGACCTGCACACCCGACTGAGAGGTGAACTCTAA